One genomic window of Halobellus limi includes the following:
- a CDS encoding urea ABC transporter substrate-binding protein — protein MSRKQRNAAERSTTRRGFLATGATIAGAAVAGCSASGGGTTGTASGDDPITIGILEDRSGNFALVGDPKHKASLLAIEEINEDGGIDGREIEVFDPDPQSDNQRYQQLTEQAIQQEEVDALWAGYSSATREAIRPIIDREDQLYFYTTQYEGGVCDHNTFAVGPTARQQLGSVLPYLVEEFGPRIYTIAADYNFGQLSADWVRVLADENDAEVIGEEFIPLSETDFGSTINNIQGAEPDLVMSMLVGANHTSFYEQKASAGLDVPIGTSTAMAQGYEHRRLEPPAMANIYAGVNYMEEVPTTRNTEEGGFVDRYFEMWPDAPYLNEEAENNYFSIYMYKQAVEQAGTTDQEEVKSALESGITHPAPEAPEGEEISLVPETHHVDHHMWVMRADEEHNVEAVDDRVIPEQFLSETVGCDLTAEDEETQYTPQDFYEEAG, from the coding sequence ATGAGTCGGAAGCAGCGGAACGCCGCCGAGCGGTCGACGACCCGTCGCGGATTCTTAGCGACCGGGGCGACGATCGCCGGGGCGGCCGTCGCCGGGTGTTCCGCCAGCGGCGGCGGGACGACGGGGACCGCCAGCGGCGACGACCCGATCACGATCGGGATCCTCGAAGACCGGTCGGGCAACTTCGCGCTCGTCGGTGACCCGAAGCACAAGGCCTCGCTCCTGGCCATCGAGGAGATCAACGAGGACGGCGGCATCGACGGTCGCGAGATCGAGGTGTTCGATCCCGATCCGCAGTCGGACAACCAGCGCTACCAGCAACTGACCGAGCAGGCGATCCAGCAGGAGGAGGTCGACGCCCTGTGGGCCGGGTACTCCTCGGCGACCCGGGAGGCGATCCGGCCGATCATCGACCGCGAGGACCAGCTGTACTTCTACACCACCCAGTACGAGGGCGGCGTCTGCGACCACAACACCTTCGCGGTCGGGCCGACCGCCCGCCAGCAGCTCGGGAGTGTGCTCCCGTACCTCGTCGAGGAGTTCGGCCCGCGGATCTACACTATCGCGGCCGACTACAACTTCGGGCAGCTCTCGGCCGACTGGGTGCGCGTGCTCGCCGACGAGAACGACGCCGAGGTGATCGGCGAGGAGTTCATCCCGCTGTCCGAGACCGACTTCGGGTCGACGATCAACAACATCCAGGGCGCAGAACCCGACCTCGTGATGTCGATGCTCGTCGGGGCGAACCACACCTCGTTCTACGAGCAGAAGGCCTCTGCGGGACTCGACGTTCCCATCGGGACCTCGACGGCGATGGCACAGGGCTACGAACACCGCCGGCTCGAGCCGCCCGCGATGGCGAACATCTACGCCGGCGTCAACTATATGGAAGAGGTCCCGACGACGCGGAACACCGAGGAGGGGGGATTCGTCGACCGCTACTTCGAGATGTGGCCCGACGCGCCGTACCTCAACGAGGAGGCCGAGAACAACTACTTCTCCATCTACATGTACAAACAGGCGGTCGAGCAGGCCGGAACGACCGACCAGGAGGAGGTCAAGTCGGCGCTGGAGTCCGGCATCACGCACCCGGCGCCCGAAGCGCCGGAGGGCGAGGAGATCAGTCTCGTCCCCGAGACCCACCACGTCGATCACCACATGTGGGTGATGCGGGCCGACGAGGAGCACAACGTCGAGGCCGTCGACGACCGGGTGATCCCCGAGCAGTTCCTCTCTGAGACCGTCGGCTGCGACCTCACCGCCGAAGACGAGGAGACGCAGTACACGCCGCAGGACTTCTACGAGGAGGCGGGGTGA
- the ureC gene encoding urease subunit alpha — protein sequence MTRELDREDYAELYGPTTGGQVRLGDTELFLEVERDLRTPGDEAVFGGGKTLRDGMGMAPGATNEEGALDWVLTNAIVLDPVAGIVAADVGIRDGEIAGIGKAGNPETMDSVDMVVGPGTDAYPAEGKIVTPGGLDIHVHFNSGQLVEHALASGITTMLGGGYGGGATTCTPGPRNIEQFLRAAEEWPVNVGFYAKGNASRPGPLREQLEAGACGLKLHEDWGSTPKAIDTALSVADEEDVQVCMHTDTLNEAGFLENTQSAIDGRTIHLFHIEGAGGGHAPDIMAAVGDPNVLPSSTNPSIPYTVNTFDEHLDMVMVCHHLSPDVPEDVAFAESRIRAETIAAEDVLHDEGAISMMTTDSQAMGRMAELICRTWQMASKMKSQRGSLPEDEGSDADNHRIKRYLAKYTINPAISAGIDDYVGSLEPGKLADLVVWDPASFGIKPEITFKGGFPAYSEMGEANGSLMTCEPLKQRPRAGAMGTAVQANTLAFVSPAAAEAGVGETYGLDTDVVPVSGTRTVEKSSMHYNDYCPDDVEIDPETFEVRVDGEVVTCEPAEELPLTQRYML from the coding sequence GTGACGCGCGAGCTCGACCGCGAAGACTACGCCGAACTGTACGGGCCGACGACGGGCGGACAGGTCCGCCTCGGCGACACGGAGTTGTTCCTCGAAGTCGAGCGCGACCTCCGGACGCCCGGCGACGAGGCCGTCTTCGGCGGCGGCAAGACGCTGCGCGACGGGATGGGAATGGCCCCGGGAGCGACCAACGAGGAGGGCGCGCTCGACTGGGTACTGACGAACGCCATCGTCCTCGACCCGGTCGCGGGGATCGTCGCCGCCGACGTGGGGATCCGGGACGGAGAGATCGCGGGCATCGGCAAGGCCGGGAACCCCGAAACGATGGACAGCGTCGATATGGTGGTCGGTCCCGGTACCGACGCCTACCCCGCCGAGGGGAAGATCGTCACGCCCGGCGGGCTCGACATCCACGTCCACTTCAACTCCGGGCAACTGGTCGAGCACGCGCTGGCGTCCGGCATCACGACGATGCTCGGCGGCGGCTACGGCGGCGGGGCGACCACCTGTACGCCCGGGCCGCGGAACATCGAGCAGTTCCTCCGCGCCGCCGAGGAGTGGCCGGTGAACGTCGGCTTCTACGCGAAGGGGAACGCCTCCCGACCGGGGCCGCTCCGCGAGCAACTCGAAGCCGGCGCGTGCGGGCTGAAACTCCACGAGGACTGGGGCTCGACGCCGAAGGCGATCGACACGGCGCTCTCGGTCGCCGACGAGGAGGACGTCCAGGTGTGTATGCACACGGACACGCTGAACGAGGCGGGCTTCCTGGAGAACACGCAGAGCGCGATCGACGGCCGGACGATTCACCTGTTCCACATCGAGGGGGCCGGCGGCGGCCACGCGCCGGACATCATGGCCGCCGTCGGCGATCCGAACGTCCTGCCCTCCTCAACGAACCCCTCTATTCCCTACACGGTCAACACGTTCGACGAGCACCTGGACATGGTGATGGTGTGTCACCACCTCAGCCCCGACGTGCCCGAGGACGTCGCCTTCGCGGAGTCCCGTATCCGCGCGGAGACGATCGCCGCCGAGGACGTCCTCCACGACGAGGGCGCGATCTCGATGATGACCACCGACTCCCAGGCGATGGGCCGGATGGCGGAGCTGATCTGTCGGACCTGGCAGATGGCCTCGAAGATGAAGAGCCAGCGCGGCTCCCTGCCCGAGGACGAGGGCAGCGACGCCGACAACCACCGGATCAAGCGGTACCTCGCGAAGTACACGATCAACCCCGCGATCTCCGCGGGGATCGACGACTACGTCGGCAGCCTCGAACCCGGGAAACTGGCCGACCTCGTCGTCTGGGACCCCGCGTCGTTCGGGATCAAACCCGAGATCACGTTCAAGGGCGGGTTCCCCGCCTACTCGGAGATGGGCGAAGCCAACGGCTCGCTCATGACCTGCGAGCCGCTCAAACAGCGCCCCAGAGCCGGCGCGATGGGCACGGCGGTCCAGGCGAACACGCTCGCGTTCGTGAGTCCGGCGGCCGCCGAGGCCGGCGTGGGCGAGACGTACGGTCTCGACACCGACGTCGTCCCGGTATCCGGCACCCGGACGGTCGAGAAGTCGTCGATGCACTACAACGACTACTGCCCCGACGACGTCGAGATCGACCCCGAGACGTTCGAGGTGCGAGTCGACGGCGAGGTCGTCACCTGCGAACCGGCCGAGGAACTGCCGCTCACCCAGCGGTACATGCTCTGA
- a CDS encoding urease subunit gamma, which yields MNLTPKDEERLTVFQVAELARRRKERGVALNRPETIAYISDWMFERAREGWTVAEIRAEATQLLGTDDVMDGVPSMIDTIQVEPVFPDGTKLVTVHDPIRTETARNPGAGGDGTRETDGGDDPANEGTAAGGESA from the coding sequence ATGAATCTGACACCCAAAGACGAAGAACGCCTGACGGTCTTTCAGGTCGCAGAGCTCGCGCGACGCCGCAAGGAGCGCGGCGTCGCGCTGAACCGCCCCGAGACGATCGCCTACATCTCCGATTGGATGTTCGAGCGCGCCCGCGAGGGCTGGACCGTCGCGGAGATCCGCGCGGAGGCGACCCAGCTCCTGGGCACGGACGACGTGATGGACGGCGTGCCCTCGATGATCGATACGATCCAGGTCGAACCCGTCTTCCCCGACGGGACGAAACTCGTGACCGTCCACGACCCCATCCGGACCGAGACCGCCCGGAATCCCGGCGCGGGCGGGGACGGGACGCGGGAGACCGACGGAGGCGACGACCCCGCGAACGAAGGGACGGCGGCGGGCGGTGAGAGCGCGTGA
- a CDS encoding ABC transporter ATP-binding protein — MLTCRDLTVGYGETPILRDVDLTVDRGEIVGVIGKNGVGKTTLMKALVGLLDPSAGSIEYDGTDVTGWSADERARAGIGYIPQSRDVFPDLTVEQNLLVGEAINETSEELLYETVYDYFPILEERADQRAGSMSGGEQQMLAIARALVGSPDLLLLDEPSEGIQPSIVQQIQRDIPEISDDLGITVLFVEQNLGVIEAMSDRCYAIERGTIVDELGAGELTDDRLADFLAV, encoded by the coding sequence ATGCTCACCTGTCGCGACCTCACGGTCGGGTACGGCGAGACGCCGATCCTCCGGGACGTGGATCTGACGGTCGACCGCGGCGAGATCGTCGGGGTCATCGGAAAGAACGGAGTCGGAAAGACGACGCTGATGAAGGCTCTCGTCGGGCTGCTCGACCCCTCGGCGGGGTCGATCGAGTACGACGGGACCGACGTCACCGGCTGGAGCGCGGACGAGCGGGCGCGGGCGGGCATCGGCTACATCCCGCAGAGCCGCGACGTGTTTCCGGACCTGACGGTCGAGCAGAACCTGCTCGTCGGGGAGGCGATCAACGAGACCTCCGAGGAGCTGCTGTACGAGACGGTGTACGACTACTTCCCGATCTTAGAGGAGCGCGCCGACCAGCGCGCGGGATCGATGAGCGGGGGCGAACAGCAGATGCTCGCGATCGCGCGCGCGCTCGTCGGGAGCCCGGACCTCCTGTTGCTCGACGAACCCAGCGAGGGGATTCAGCCGTCGATCGTCCAGCAGATCCAGCGGGACATCCCCGAGATCAGCGACGATCTCGGGATCACCGTCCTGTTCGTCGAGCAGAACCTCGGCGTCATCGAGGCGATGTCGGACCGCTGCTACGCGATCGAACGCGGGACGATCGTCGACGAACTCGGCGCGGGCGAACTGACCGACGACCGCCTCGCCGACTTCCTGGCGGTCTGA
- a CDS encoding ABC transporter ATP-binding protein, translating into MSSEYDASEADADAVSSRTDPGVRKTPAGQATGPDTDTILQTERLTKRFGGLTAIDSVDFGIDEGELRCLIGPNGAGKSTMLKLVTGRHEATEGRIYYDGIDVTELSSHERVRRGIGIKFQAPSVFDSLSAAENVRLPLQRTGDGDLSEPIAEALDRVGLLDERETPASDLSHGQQQRLEIGMAAALSPSLLLLDEPVAGLSIEEREEIATLVTELNEEGMTLIVIEHDIDFVDRIADRVTVLNQGSIFREGDIDEIRADEEVREIYLGET; encoded by the coding sequence ATGTCCTCGGAGTACGATGCCTCCGAGGCGGACGCGGACGCCGTGTCCTCGCGGACGGATCCGGGCGTCCGCAAGACGCCCGCGGGGCAAGCGACGGGCCCCGACACGGACACGATCCTGCAAACCGAACGGCTCACCAAGCGGTTCGGCGGCCTCACCGCCATCGACAGCGTCGACTTCGGCATCGACGAGGGGGAGCTCCGGTGTCTCATCGGTCCCAACGGGGCCGGGAAATCGACGATGCTGAAGCTCGTCACCGGCCGCCACGAGGCGACCGAGGGGCGGATCTACTACGACGGGATCGACGTGACCGAACTCAGCTCCCACGAGCGCGTCCGCAGGGGCATCGGGATCAAGTTCCAGGCCCCGTCGGTGTTCGATTCGCTCTCGGCCGCCGAGAACGTCCGGTTGCCGCTCCAGCGGACGGGCGACGGCGACCTCTCGGAACCCATCGCCGAGGCGCTCGACCGCGTGGGTCTCTTAGACGAGCGCGAGACGCCGGCTTCGGACCTCTCACACGGCCAGCAACAGCGGCTCGAAATCGGGATGGCGGCCGCGCTGTCCCCCTCGCTGCTGTTGCTCGACGAACCGGTCGCCGGGCTTTCGATCGAGGAGCGAGAGGAGATCGCGACGCTGGTTACGGAACTCAACGAAGAAGGAATGACGCTCATCGTGATCGAACACGACATCGACTTCGTCGATCGGATCGCAGATCGGGTGACGGTGTTGAATCAGGGCTCGATCTTCCGAGAGGGAGACATCGACGAGATACGCGCCGACGAGGAGGTCCGCGAGATCTACCTGGGGGAGACCTGA
- a CDS encoding urease subunit beta, with protein sequence MSDGELTPGEVRPGDGTVTINEGRETATVDVANTGDRPVQVGSHVHFFEANAALEFDRRAAFGKRLNVPAGTATRFEPGDRTTVELVAIGGKGRAVGMNDLVDGSVADGVDEAVRRAREAGFGDTGGGES encoded by the coding sequence GTGAGCGACGGCGAACTCACACCGGGGGAGGTCCGCCCGGGCGACGGCACCGTCACGATAAACGAGGGGCGCGAGACCGCGACCGTCGACGTCGCGAACACCGGCGACCGTCCGGTCCAGGTCGGCTCGCACGTTCACTTCTTCGAGGCCAACGCCGCCCTGGAGTTCGACCGCCGGGCCGCGTTCGGTAAGCGCCTGAACGTCCCCGCCGGGACGGCAACGCGGTTCGAGCCGGGGGACCGGACGACCGTCGAACTCGTGGCCATCGGCGGTAAGGGACGGGCCGTCGGGATGAACGACCTCGTCGACGGGAGCGTGGCGGACGGCGTCGACGAGGCGGTTCGGCGCGCTCGCGAGGCCGGGTTCGGGGACACGGGGGGCGGAGAGTCGTGA
- a CDS encoding DUF7553 family protein: MSHELLEAASQRLRDASEAADGDVQRRIYEQSDALATLAARDRKPDHGRLARHMNALAELAEATDGTAHEAVVDARAKVSEFREGVEGV; encoded by the coding sequence ATGTCACACGAACTCCTCGAAGCGGCCAGCCAGCGACTCCGGGACGCCTCCGAAGCCGCCGACGGCGACGTCCAGCGGCGAATCTACGAGCAGTCCGACGCGCTCGCGACGCTCGCGGCGCGGGACCGAAAGCCCGACCACGGCCGGTTGGCCCGTCACATGAACGCCCTCGCCGAACTCGCCGAGGCGACCGACGGCACGGCCCACGAGGCGGTCGTCGACGCCCGAGCGAAGGTCTCGGAGTTCCGCGAGGGAGTCGAGGGCGTCTGA
- a CDS encoding ABC transporter permease subunit — translation MSAIDAFDRLRDPLEGPNTIGNSRGFWIGFAVALGAAVVYPLIVGSYQAGNTALFLLYGVLALSLSIVWGYTGVLSFGQVVFLGFAGYTFGIVTLNVDSTLGIMAAIPIAVAIATLVAFLLGYFMFYGRVTGVFVTIITLVSTIVMATFMAQTAGSEWAIGDAALGGFNGMPGIPNIALGIGEAAMSFSGETFYWLVLAVLVASYLGLRILVNGRFGYAMVGVREDEDRVEMLGYDVRRVKLAVFTLGGALAGLSGVLYASWGNYIDPSVFSLAFATFPVVWVTVGGRESLLGAVLATVAIEWFRQQLAITGSEYALVVVGLLLLGVVLFLPEGIVPYVHRKGVAFVETHGEASDEIDDATAGAREEVQ, via the coding sequence GTGAGCGCGATCGACGCGTTCGATCGGCTTCGGGATCCGCTCGAAGGGCCGAACACCATCGGAAACTCCCGCGGGTTCTGGATCGGCTTCGCGGTCGCCCTCGGCGCCGCGGTCGTCTACCCGCTGATCGTCGGCAGCTACCAGGCGGGGAACACGGCGCTGTTCCTGCTCTACGGTGTATTGGCGCTCTCGCTGTCGATCGTGTGGGGATACACCGGCGTGTTGAGCTTCGGCCAGGTCGTCTTCCTCGGCTTCGCCGGCTACACGTTCGGCATCGTGACGCTCAACGTCGACAGCACGCTGGGCATTATGGCCGCGATCCCGATCGCGGTGGCGATCGCGACCCTGGTCGCGTTCCTGCTCGGGTACTTCATGTTCTACGGGCGCGTCACCGGCGTCTTCGTCACCATCATCACGCTCGTCTCGACGATCGTGATGGCGACGTTCATGGCGCAGACGGCCGGGAGCGAATGGGCCATCGGCGACGCGGCGCTCGGCGGGTTCAACGGGATGCCGGGGATTCCGAACATCGCCCTCGGTATCGGCGAGGCCGCGATGTCGTTCAGCGGTGAGACATTCTACTGGCTGGTGCTGGCCGTGCTCGTGGCGTCGTATCTGGGCCTGCGGATACTGGTCAACGGCCGGTTCGGCTACGCGATGGTCGGCGTTCGCGAGGACGAGGACCGCGTCGAGATGCTCGGGTACGACGTCCGCCGCGTGAAGCTCGCGGTGTTCACCCTCGGCGGTGCGCTCGCCGGCCTTTCGGGCGTCCTCTACGCCTCCTGGGGGAACTACATCGACCCGTCGGTGTTCTCGCTGGCGTTCGCGACGTTCCCCGTCGTGTGGGTCACGGTGGGCGGCCGCGAGTCCCTGCTGGGCGCGGTCCTCGCGACCGTCGCGATCGAGTGGTTCCGCCAGCAACTCGCGATCACCGGGAGCGAGTACGCCCTCGTCGTCGTCGGGCTGCTGCTGCTCGGCGTCGTGCTCTTCCTGCCCGAGGGCATCGTTCCGTACGTTCACCGGAAGGGCGTCGCGTTCGTCGAGACGCACGGTGAGGCGAGCGACGAGATCGACGACGCGACCGCGGGCGCGCGGGAGGAGGTCCAGTGA
- a CDS encoding stage II sporulation protein M, with translation MNPSTALRTGGRLLWERSASVIPLYLLVSGLYGIARVPFLLAGLLAVWYLAAAGRLEPFVDALRRLGEQSAPTAPDATDVERVAPELGEAVAGLLTPETIALVAVGGFLSLLLAVLVSAVGNAAAVGGLYGLLRDEDGVRAGVDGARRYWRSILGVRLLLFVALAAVALPIVGFFAAVGGYLTSAVASVSTAGTAPSWAALGAGALALLFGLLVGALLVAAVFVLFAFAEQAVVVDDVGAVEAVRRSVRFPLRRPWDALGYVAVAFGALVVSGSIGGSAAAFGATRVTALVGAVLLPPVVDGFKTALYAERELPATDVSRPEDRLRSAFGGGLHSVGKFVRDRPFANLASLVTIAAGGLVGWRATSSLGTSIPIGGDVGSVFGSFPLGTFFNLAVNNWLVAADLAYGGLAVGIPALVGLAFNGLVVGAIGGVFDPVAFVALVAPHGIVEIPAIVVGGALGLRLGGVVLGVLRGRRDGDDVAAAIRRAYRVLLGLVPLFVLAAFVEAFLTPAIASLVLGG, from the coding sequence GTGAACCCCTCCACCGCCCTCCGAACCGGCGGCCGGTTGCTCTGGGAGCGATCGGCGTCGGTGATTCCGCTGTACCTGCTCGTCTCCGGGCTGTACGGCATCGCCCGCGTCCCGTTCCTCCTCGCCGGCCTGCTCGCGGTCTGGTACCTCGCGGCCGCCGGTCGGCTCGAACCGTTCGTCGATGCGCTCCGGCGACTGGGAGAGCAGTCGGCGCCGACCGCCCCCGACGCGACCGACGTCGAACGGGTCGCCCCCGAACTGGGTGAGGCGGTGGCCGGCCTGCTGACGCCCGAGACGATCGCGCTCGTCGCCGTCGGCGGATTCCTCTCGCTGCTCCTGGCGGTTCTCGTCTCGGCCGTCGGCAACGCTGCCGCCGTCGGCGGCCTGTACGGCCTCCTCCGCGACGAGGACGGCGTTCGCGCGGGGGTCGACGGCGCGCGTCGGTACTGGCGGTCGATCCTCGGCGTCCGGCTGCTGTTGTTCGTCGCGCTCGCGGCCGTCGCCCTCCCGATCGTCGGCTTCTTCGCCGCCGTCGGCGGCTATCTCACCAGCGCGGTGGCGTCCGTGTCGACGGCCGGAACGGCGCCCTCCTGGGCGGCGCTGGGAGCCGGCGCACTCGCGCTCCTGTTCGGCCTCCTCGTCGGCGCGCTGCTCGTCGCCGCGGTCTTCGTCCTCTTCGCGTTCGCCGAGCAGGCGGTCGTCGTCGACGACGTGGGCGCGGTCGAGGCGGTCCGACGGAGCGTCCGTTTTCCCCTCCGTCGACCGTGGGACGCGCTCGGTTACGTCGCCGTCGCGTTCGGCGCGCTCGTCGTCTCCGGTTCGATCGGCGGTTCGGCCGCGGCCTTCGGCGCGACACGGGTGACGGCACTCGTCGGGGCTGTACTCCTGCCTCCGGTCGTCGACGGGTTCAAGACCGCGCTGTACGCCGAACGGGAACTCCCGGCTACCGACGTCTCCCGGCCGGAGGACCGGTTGCGCTCGGCGTTCGGCGGCGGCCTCCACTCCGTCGGGAAATTCGTCCGAGACCGTCCGTTCGCGAACCTCGCGTCGCTCGTCACCATCGCGGCCGGCGGCCTCGTCGGGTGGCGCGCGACGTCGTCGCTCGGGACGTCGATACCGATCGGCGGCGACGTCGGCTCCGTCTTCGGCTCGTTCCCGCTCGGGACGTTCTTCAACCTCGCGGTGAACAACTGGCTGGTCGCCGCGGACTTAGCCTACGGCGGCCTCGCGGTCGGGATCCCCGCGCTCGTCGGGCTCGCGTTCAACGGGCTCGTCGTCGGCGCGATCGGCGGCGTCTTCGACCCCGTCGCGTTCGTCGCGCTTGTCGCCCCGCACGGGATCGTCGAGATCCCCGCGATCGTCGTCGGCGGGGCGCTGGGGCTCCGGCTGGGCGGCGTCGTCCTCGGCGTCCTCCGGGGCCGCCGCGACGGCGACGACGTGGCGGCGGCGATCCGTCGGGCCTACCGGGTGTTGCTCGGCCTCGTCCCGCTGTTCGTCCTCGCGGCGTTCGTCGAGGCGTTCCTCACGCCGGCGATCGCGAGCCTCGTCCTCGGCGGGTAG
- the urtB gene encoding urea ABC transporter, permease protein UrtB gives MINGVNLTFQFLDSFAFIVLAAIGLAVIFGMMGVINLAHGEFIMIGAYGTTLAANAGLPLVAAILVGVLVTAGIGLLLERTIVKRLYDRPLDSMVATWALGLAITQAVRIVFGNSLSGIGMPFGAIQYGEFSYSTYRVLLSAIALAVLLGAYVVFTRTEFGVRARATIQDADTARAMGVDTDRMYSATFAVGSGLAGLTGALYAPAMSVVPGMGSSFLVEAFVAVVTGGGSVLIGTTLAGGVLGAVSALFTNLYGTFIGQVALLLVAILLLRFLPAGLSGVVEDFRERRERDSS, from the coding sequence ATGATAAACGGGGTGAACCTCACATTCCAGTTCCTCGACAGCTTCGCGTTCATCGTGCTGGCAGCGATCGGACTGGCGGTCATCTTCGGGATGATGGGCGTGATCAACCTCGCACACGGCGAGTTCATCATGATCGGGGCCTACGGCACCACGCTGGCTGCCAACGCGGGGCTCCCGCTCGTGGCCGCGATACTCGTCGGCGTGCTGGTGACCGCGGGCATCGGCCTCCTGCTGGAGCGTACGATCGTCAAGCGGCTCTACGACCGCCCCCTCGACTCGATGGTGGCGACCTGGGCCCTCGGCCTCGCGATCACGCAGGCGGTACGCATCGTCTTCGGGAACTCCCTCTCGGGCATCGGGATGCCGTTCGGTGCGATCCAGTACGGGGAGTTCTCGTACTCGACGTACCGGGTGTTGCTCTCGGCCATCGCCCTGGCGGTCCTCCTCGGGGCGTACGTGGTGTTCACCCGGACCGAGTTCGGGGTCAGAGCGCGAGCGACCATTCAGGACGCCGACACGGCGCGCGCTATGGGCGTCGACACCGACCGGATGTACAGCGCGACGTTCGCGGTCGGGTCCGGGTTGGCCGGACTGACCGGCGCGCTGTACGCGCCCGCGATGTCGGTCGTCCCCGGAATGGGGTCGTCGTTCCTGGTCGAGGCGTTCGTCGCGGTCGTCACCGGCGGGGGGTCCGTGCTGATCGGCACGACCCTCGCCGGCGGCGTCCTCGGAGCGGTCAGCGCGCTGTTCACGAACCTCTACGGGACGTTCATCGGGCAAGTCGCGCTACTGCTCGTCGCGATTCTGCTCCTCCGGTTCCTGCCCGCAGGCCTCTCGGGCGTCGTCGAGGACTTCCGCGAGCGCCGGGAGCGTGATTCGTCGTGA
- a CDS encoding sulfurtransferase, with protein sequence MTDDGYAKDVLVSPEWVEDNLAEFESDDPGYRLVEVDVDTEAYDESHAPGAIGFNWESQLQDQTNRDILDKDDFEDLLGSHGISEDSTVVLYGDNSNWFAAYTYWQFKYYGHEDVKLLNGGRDYWIDNDYPTTDEVPEFSPVDYTAKGPFESIRAYRDDVDHAVDEGLPLVDVRSPEEFRGDILAPPGLQETAQRGGHIPGAQNISWAATVNDDGTFKSAEELKELYADQGIDGSETTVAYCRIGERSSIAWFALHELLGYDEVVNYDGSWTEWGNLVGAPIETGDAE encoded by the coding sequence ATGACAGACGACGGTTACGCCAAAGACGTGCTCGTGTCCCCCGAGTGGGTGGAAGACAACCTCGCGGAGTTCGAGAGCGACGATCCCGGCTATCGACTGGTGGAAGTCGACGTCGACACCGAGGCGTACGACGAGAGTCACGCCCCCGGCGCGATCGGCTTCAACTGGGAGAGCCAACTGCAGGACCAGACCAACCGCGACATCCTCGACAAGGACGACTTCGAGGACCTGCTCGGCAGCCACGGCATCTCCGAGGACTCCACCGTGGTGCTGTACGGCGACAACTCCAACTGGTTCGCCGCCTACACCTACTGGCAGTTCAAGTACTACGGTCACGAGGACGTCAAACTCCTGAACGGCGGCCGCGACTACTGGATCGACAACGACTACCCGACCACCGACGAGGTCCCGGAGTTCTCCCCCGTCGACTACACCGCGAAGGGACCGTTCGAGTCCATCCGCGCCTACCGCGACGACGTCGACCACGCCGTCGACGAGGGGCTCCCACTCGTGGACGTCCGCTCGCCCGAGGAGTTCCGCGGCGACATCCTCGCCCCGCCGGGACTGCAGGAGACGGCCCAGCGCGGCGGTCACATCCCCGGCGCGCAGAACATCTCGTGGGCGGCGACCGTCAACGACGACGGGACGTTCAAGTCCGCCGAGGAACTGAAGGAACTGTACGCCGACCAGGGCATCGACGGCTCCGAGACGACCGTCGCCTACTGCCGGATCGGCGAGCGCTCCTCGATCGCGTGGTTCGCGCTCCACGAACTGCTCGGCTACGACGAGGTCGTCAACTACGACGGTTCCTGGACGGAGTGGGGCAACCTCGTCGGCGCGCCGATCGAGACGGGCGACGCCGAGTGA
- the ureG gene encoding urease accessory protein UreG → MSLTHRDVATVGIGGPVGSGKTSLVSELVPELRERGLDVGVIANDILTQEDADALRERFAGLVPKDLVAGVETGACPHTGIREDPSMNLAQVDDFLAEHPDLDLVLVESGGDNLAATFNPELADYSLYVISVAEGEDIPRKRGPGVVECDLLVINKTDLAPHVGADLDAMERDAEAVRDGPFVTTNCKTGEGVEDVLEHIHKGVLFA, encoded by the coding sequence GTGAGCCTCACGCACCGCGACGTCGCGACCGTCGGGATCGGCGGCCCGGTCGGCTCCGGCAAGACCTCGCTCGTCTCCGAACTGGTCCCGGAACTCCGCGAGCGCGGCCTCGACGTGGGCGTCATCGCGAACGACATCCTCACCCAGGAGGACGCCGACGCGCTCCGCGAGCGGTTCGCGGGGCTCGTCCCCAAGGACCTGGTCGCGGGCGTCGAGACCGGCGCGTGTCCGCACACCGGGATCCGCGAGGACCCGTCGATGAACCTCGCGCAGGTCGACGACTTCCTCGCAGAGCACCCCGACCTGGACCTCGTGCTCGTCGAGAGCGGCGGCGACAACCTCGCGGCGACGTTCAACCCGGAACTGGCGGACTACTCGCTGTACGTGATCAGCGTCGCGGAGGGCGAGGACATCCCCCGTAAGCGCGGTCCGGGCGTGGTCGAGTGCGACCTGCTGGTGATCAACAAGACCGACCTCGCGCCGCACGTGGGCGCCGACCTCGACGCGATGGAGCGCGACGCCGAGGCGGTCCGCGACGGCCCGTTCGTCACCACGAACTGCAAGACGGGGGAGGGCGTCGAAGACGTCCTCGAACATATCCACAAAGGAGTGCTGTTCGCGTAG